The genomic region AACATGAGGTACCGGAAAAAGAACACTTAAAAAATCTCAATTTAGTCCAGCACCTCGTAATTTATTGGTTTAAAGCTTCCGCCATTACTGTCTTCCGCAGAACATGCGGTTAAACCTACGATGAGATCCATTTTCGCCTCAAAAAGCACATAATCTCCGGCTTTACTGAGGGGTGGTTTTACTGTGATCCTTCCAAAGGTATCGAACTGCACATTCATGAAAATATTGAAGGCCGTAGGGATATCATCTGGTTCGATATTATATTTTGCAAGATTGGTATGAAGGTTCTCAAAACAACTGGGATGATATTGAGAGTCGCGGTACATAATCTTAAAAGTTTCAGGGCTGCATGGTGCCAGTAAAAAGTCATTACGCCCGTTGGTATCCTCCAGTATCTCCATCATTTTATTACTGCGATTGCTCCAAATGTAATTACCCTTAGTAATGAGAATACTTTCTTCAAAATCGAGCGTTTTTCCGCTGGAGATCTTTTCCCTCACATCTTCTGCATTAAAGATCACCATATCGCTTACCTGCTCACCTAAAGGATCCACTACTTTTAAGAGCTGACCCTTTTTCATTTTAAAAGCTGCGCCGCTTTGCTTTTCTATTACCTGCATATTCTTTCTTCCGTCTTATCTAATTTTATTTTCATTCTTTATAGCCTTACCCAGTTCCTCTTTCATACAGTTTCCAGAAGAATTTAGATTTTCAACTACCGCTTCCACATCATGTTTGGGATAGGATTGATGTAATTTAGCAACTCCTTCAACCTTTACCGGTTGTAACCAGAAACCTGTGATAAGCGGCAAATGCTCATCCAGCATTGGTTTTGGAATATCACCGTAATACAGCGGAGAATCCTGTTCTTTCTCAAATTGCTTTACCAGATTTTCCAGAGAATTTTCCAGTTCCTCTCTCGTTTGTAATTTCACCTGCGCATTTACATGCACAGCGGTATAATCCCAGGTACTTATGTCTTTTTCTTTGTACCACGAAGATGAAATATAGCTATGTGGCCCATGAAAAATGATCAAAGCTTCAGAGCCGTCCTTTACCAAAGCCGCTTGTTCATTATGGTTTGCCAGGTGGGAATATAATTGCCATTCTGCCTCATTTCCCTCAATAAGCACGGGAAGATGGGTCGCCATGAGCCTGTTTCCGTTCATAATAACCGTGGCAAAGGGATTTTCTCTGATAAAGGAAAAGACGAATTTTTTATCGTCTTTCTTATATTTCTCTGGTCTGTACATTCATTCTAATTACTGTGAAAAGGACATTTCCAATCTTTTTCCACTTTTCTACCACTATACTGTCTAGCCTCACTATTAGTTCCAAAATCCTGCAACATAGGATTTATTGAACCCTGCAATTCCTTATCCCGGTCTCTAATCCTGTCTCGTACCGTTTCATAACTCCCCATTTCACGGAGTTTTTCAAATTGCCAGTGCAAATTGAAAGCTATCGTGACATAAGGACTTTGCCTCGCTTTCCTGGAAGCTCCGGGATGCATTCCTACAATATAGAATGCTCTTCCATTCAGGCTAAAACTGAAATGTTCACTTTCAGGATCTTCACTAACTGCCGAATCCCATTCCTTTTCATCTACCTTATGTAGATTCTCAAGTTGTTTCCACAGTATTTTTTCAAAGCCAATTTCGGAATAAATCGGGGATTCAGGAAATACCGCTATAAATGTTTTAAAATCATTAGATTCAAAATCATATTCTGATATGTATTTTTCAAGATCTGCAAGTATTTTTCGTGCGGTAGCTAAAGTTCCAAAATCTGAATAGGAATGCAATTCTACCCGGCTCATAGAAAAAACTGTTTTCGCCATGATACAGGGATGGTCATTATCCAGGATGAATTTTTCAAATTTATTTTTCAGCTCTATATTTTTTACCGGCCTTGATTTTAGGCCTTCTTTTGGAAGATTATATTTTATTTCCATAATATTCTTATATTCAGTACTTTATACATTTAAAAAACACACCACTCAACTTTGATCAAATGGAACTTCTAAAGGTTATTCTGGCCGGGATACTTGGCACCATTCTAATGACTGGATTCAGTTATGTTCTCGCGCGCCTAAAAGATCAGGAGTTTAGAGAGCCAAGGCTTTTAAACATGATCTTAAGGAGATCCACTTACGATAAAGTAAATCCATCAAACAATTCAATACTTGGGTGGGTGGTTCATTTTTCTATTGGCATCATTCTAATGACGCTTTTCTACATCATTCATCTCATCTTCTCATTTTCTATTTCTTTCACTTCGATCTTAGTTTATGGAGTTTTTGCCGGAATCCTATCAATTCTAAGCTGGCATCTTATGTTCGTAATATCTCCGAATTCTGAAAATGTTCAGCTAAAAGAATTCTATGTACAGATCCTGATTGCCCATATTCTATTTGCTATGGGCGCAGCTGTTTTTATATTCTGAAAATTCTTCTAACGCTTAACGTCTTCCATCAACCAGTTTTCAAGCTCTTCATTATCATCTTCTGTATGCATTACCGAAATATCTCCGGTAGCCTCAAATATCACTGCTCTAACCTCTTTTAACCTTATAACATTTGCTTCTCTCAATTTAGACCGAAGATCGCTTTCGCTAACCCGGGCCTTTTTAAGGTTATCATGAAGTATTTCTGTTCCATCCATCAATAATAACGGGACATTGTCAACTACTTTTTGAACCTGTTTGTAACGTCTTAAAAGTGCCACACTAATTTGTAAAACATACACGGCTCCCATGCCAATTACACCATCCCAAAGACTAACGCTTTTAGACAAAACGGTTGTGGCTATCATAGAACCAACAGCAACTGTCATCGCAAAATCGAAACTTGACATTTTCGAAAAGCTACGTTTACCAGCTATCCTTGTAAATAGGATCACTGCTATATATATCCCAATCGCTGTTAAAACGATGGCCAGCAGGTCCATTTCTTTAAATTGAAACCATTTTTCCATCACTATAAAACTTTGAAGTGAGAAATTCTGGTCGCAAAGCTCTGGCATTTAAAGTTTCTCATAGTTTTAAGTTTGATTGAACCTCTAAATTACAGACTGATGCATCTAATTAAATGTTAAGCAATCATAATCCTTTGTCAATATTGCCATTAGCTGGGGTATCGCGTCAAAAAAACCGTCATATGAATCAATTTCGGAGCTTTCGTACTCCTCTACCTATAACACCTGTGAATTCAAAAATTCAATCAAATCTCTTATCCCAGAGGTTCTCTAATTTCTTGATGGCATCGGTAAGGGTGATCGCGCTGGAATTGATATTCTTCCATGGATCTTCTTTATTGGCAAGTCTTTTGAAAATATTATTAATATTATAACTCCTGGCCGAAAGGGAAGACCTGTCCAATTCTTCCCAGTCTAGCGGAGTGGCAACCGGGGCGTTTTCTATAGGCCTTACCGCATAAGGAGCTACCCCAGTTTGACCAAAAGCATTTCTGGCGACATCAAGAAAAAGTTTATCCTCCCTCTTATTCTTGCGGGATGCAGTCGTCATATCTTCCGGATATTTCTTTTCGAGATATTTCGCAGCTTTTTGTGCAAAATCTCTCACTTCATCGTAAGTTCTGGTTCTTTTGAGCGGCACTACCACATGCATTCCCCTGGAACCAGTGGTCATAATGTAGACCGGCAACCCCAGTTCCTCGCCCAAAAGATCTTTTACTTTTTTCGCTGCTTGCTTTACTTCTTCAAAATCGTCCTTAACAGGATCAAGATCAAATATCATCCTGTCTGGTTTATCAAGAATATCCTGCCGGCTTAACCAGATATGCGGGCTGATACAGGCTTGGTTTGCCAGATATACCAGCGTGGATTTCTTATTGCAAATAACATAATGGGTCTTTCCACCCTCCTGCTTCTCGATCGCTTTCTTTTCTATCCAGTCAGGGAAATAATCGGGGGCATCTTTCTGATAGAACCTTTTACCTGTAATTCCGTTGGGAAAACGTATCATCGTGACAGGGCGGTCTTTTAAATGGGGAAGCATGGTCTCTGAAATCTTTTCATAATATTCTATAAGATCGCCTTTAGTATATCCTGCTTCTGGAAAGAAAATCTTATCCAGGTTGCTGATTTCAAAACTATCCTTTCCAAATTTCTTTTTGGTTCCCATATTAAGCCTCCTTTATTACTTCCTGTGCTTCTTTATCGCTTCTAAGACCAAGGTACCTTGGGTGTCTCAATTTGTTCGTATTTGTCCACTCGGTAAAGGCAACTTCCCCTACGAGTTCAGGTTTTAACCAGTGTACATTCTTTTCTGGCAGGTCTTTATTATCCTCAAATTGTGGAGCAGCTATTTCTATCTTCGACATTCTGGAATGAAGCTCTTCCAGCATCTTATCTGTATACCCGGTTCCTACCTTACCAGCGTACTGAAGTTTCCCATTTTTATAGAAACCAATAAGCAAGGCACCAAAGCCTTTTCTTTCGCCCTGCGGATCTGTATACCCACCAATAACGAATTCCTGCTGATTTTCACATTTGAATTTCAACCAGTGGGAAGAACGGCTATGAACATAAACACTGTCAGCCTTCTTCGCAATTAGCCCTTCCCAGTTCTTTTCGCAGGCTTCTTTGTAGAATTTCTCTCCTTCTTCATTACGGTGCGAAGTGAACCTCAATGGATCATCAAAATCCAGCAACTTTTTAAGTAGTTTCTTCCGTTCTACTAATGGTAATTTGGTAAGGTCATGCCCATCATAAAACATAAGATCAAACACATACAAGAAAACTTTGGTTTTGCTGTTCTTTACTTCATCAGCATCCTTTAAATGCATTCGTTTTTGCAATTCAGAAAAGCTGGTTTGCTTGCCTTTAAAAGCCACCATTTCTCCGTCAATAATAAAATCTTTTGCTTTTTGCGATTTGAAAAGATCTACGATCTCTGGATAAGTAACATTGAGGGTCTTCTTATTACGGGACATTATCTTTACTTCTTTCTCCTTTTTGTAGACAACACAGCGTTCTCCATCCAGTTTTCTCTCAAAGATCCACTCCTCATTAGAAAAGACATCATGGGTTAGTTTTGCCAGCATTGGCGGCATCCAGTCTGGCTGTTTCTTTTTCTTAAGTTTTTCCTGAAGTTCTTGAGGTATGGTTTTTAATAGTTCATTCATCTTTGCTGGAATCTTTTGCAATCTGATTCATCGTCCTACCTGTGAGGACAGATTTATTCTCGGTATTTACAGGATTTCTCCGGGCATCGGCCTCTTCATCATCCACTTTCTTCAATAACCATTTTTCATTTTTACCCTTCTGAGTCCTGATCAAAGTATAGCCTCCTTTCAGTTTTTTTCCTTTCAGAATAAAAGTTGAATGACCTTTTTCCAGTTGCTCTTTCATAGGCACAAAATTACCCTCAGCATCTTTTTTATCATTTTCATAGGTCCCGGCATCCCATACCATCACGGTTCCACCTCCATATTGTTCTTCAGGGATCACACCCTCGAAATCGGCATATTCAAGCGGGTGATCTTCAGTCCTAACTGCAAGCCTTTTCTCATCTGGATCTGTGGAAGGACCTTTGGGAACCGCCCAGCTTTTTAGCACCCCGTCTACCAGTAATCTGAAATCGAAATGCAAGTTGGAGGCATCGTGTTTCTGGATCACAAAGATCTGCTTGTTTTCATCTTTCTTGTGATCTTCATCGCCAAAAGGTTCTGAAGAAATATCAAAATCCCGTTTACCGTGATAGTCTTCTAAAAATCCTTTCTTTCCCATGACTTAATAATAATTGTATAAACAAATTCCTATTATTAATAATTTCCTGAATTTCTAACTTCCAATTATTTCTCCACCATTAATATGGATCACCTGCCCTGTCATATAACTGCTGTCTTTGCTGGCAAGAAATACATACGCCGGTCCTACTTCGCTTGGTTGTCCGGGTCTGCCCATGGGTACTTTCTTCCCAAATTCTGATACTTCATCGAAGGTGGAAGGAATAAGCGGAGTCCAGATGGGCCCGGGCGCAACAGAATTCACCCTAATCTTCCTGTCGACCAGCATTTTAGATAAGGAACGCGTAAAACTTACAATTGCTCCCTTGGTGCTGGAGTAATCCAGTAAATGCGAACTTCCCCGATAGGCCGTCACTGAGGTAGTATTAATGATAATCGAGCCTTCCTTTAAATATTCCAGAGCTTCTTTTACCACATAAAAATGGGGATAAAAATTTGTCTCGAAGGTCATCCTGAATTGTGCTGAACTTATTTCCTCCACCTCTCCTTTAGGAAATTGGACGGCAGCATTGTTAACTAAAATATCCAGTTTGCCGAATTCTGAAATCACCTTCCTAACGGCTTCTTTACAAAATGATTCTTCTTTCAGGTCTCCGGAAATGATCAAGCATTTTCTTCCTTCTTTTTCCACCAGTTTCTTCGTCTCCAGGGCATCTTCTTTTTCTTCCAGGTAAACGATTGCTACATCTGCACCTTCCCTGGCAAAATGTATTGCCGCACTACGGCCAATACCGCTATCTCCACCGGTAATAAGTGTAGCTTTTCCCTTAAGTTTTTCACTCCCCAGATAATCATCCCTTATGATTTCCGGTTTTGGTTGCATTTTATATTCATCTCCCGGTTGTTCCTGCTCTTGTTCCGGTACATTCTCTGGTTTACTCATTGGTCAATTTTTGGTTACCTATCTAAATTAAAATGTTTTGTAGCAAAATAAATGTTAACCAATCTTAAGCCTTTGTAAATATTAATTTATACTGTAGGATAAAGTCAAACGCTGTGTGAAATGAATTAATTAATACATTTGAATATGAACAATTTTCTAAAGATCGGTCACCGGGGAGCAAAAGGGCATCTGGCTGAAAATACTCTTGAAAGTATTCAGAAAGCCCTGGATATAGGAGTAGATATGATCGAGATCGATGTGCATAAATGCGCCAGCGGAGAACTTTGGGTTATTCATGACTTTACATTGGATCGCACTACAGATGGTAGCGGCGAAATTGCAAAAAAACCTGCAGAGGTTATTCGAAAACTTAGGATCGAAGGCCGATATAAGGTCCCTCTTCTAACTGAAGTCTTAGATCTTATTGAAGGCAAGTGTCTTATAAACATAGAACTGAAAGGTTTAAATACGGCAGCACCCGTTAGTGAATTGGTGAAGGAGAAAGTGAAAGGTGGAAAATGGCAATATTCAGATTTCATCATTTCCAGCTTTCAGAAGAACGAACTTTTTGAAACCAGAAAATTAGACGAAAAAGTACCCATTGCAGTATTGAGCAAAGCCAGTGTTCCCGAAGCTATAGAAATTGGAAAAATGTTGAAGGCATCGGCTATACATCCTTCTTTAGGAATTATTACCCGAGATAATACAAAATTAAGCCAGGATGCAGGTTTCAGCGTGAACGTCTGGACAGTGAATGAAAGAGAAGATATTCTAAGAATGATAGATTTTGGAGTTGATGGGATCATCTCAGATTACCCGAACAGGCTGCATAATCCCCTTCTGGAACTCAAGCCTTAAACAAATTTTCTTCAGCCCATAATATCTGCCTATTTTTGCTTCAGATTAAAAAACAGTATTTGGAGCAATATGATATTATAATTGTTGGTGGTGGCGCGGCTGGTTTTTTCACAGCGATAAATG from Gramella sp. MT6 harbors:
- a CDS encoding glycerophosphodiester phosphodiesterase family protein; this translates as MNNFLKIGHRGAKGHLAENTLESIQKALDIGVDMIEIDVHKCASGELWVIHDFTLDRTTDGSGEIAKKPAEVIRKLRIEGRYKVPLLTEVLDLIEGKCLINIELKGLNTAAPVSELVKEKVKGGKWQYSDFIISSFQKNELFETRKLDEKVPIAVLSKASVPEAIEIGKMLKASAIHPSLGIITRDNTKLSQDAGFSVNVWTVNEREDILRMIDFGVDGIISDYPNRLHNPLLELKP
- a CDS encoding DUF6789 family protein gives rise to the protein MELLKVILAGILGTILMTGFSYVLARLKDQEFREPRLLNMILRRSTYDKVNPSNNSILGWVVHFSIGIILMTLFYIIHLIFSFSISFTSILVYGVFAGILSILSWHLMFVISPNSENVQLKEFYVQILIAHILFAMGAAVFIF
- the ligD gene encoding non-homologous end-joining DNA ligase, with protein sequence MNELLKTIPQELQEKLKKKKQPDWMPPMLAKLTHDVFSNEEWIFERKLDGERCVVYKKEKEVKIMSRNKKTLNVTYPEIVDLFKSQKAKDFIIDGEMVAFKGKQTSFSELQKRMHLKDADEVKNSKTKVFLYVFDLMFYDGHDLTKLPLVERKKLLKKLLDFDDPLRFTSHRNEEGEKFYKEACEKNWEGLIAKKADSVYVHSRSSHWLKFKCENQQEFVIGGYTDPQGERKGFGALLIGFYKNGKLQYAGKVGTGYTDKMLEELHSRMSKIEIAAPQFEDNKDLPEKNVHWLKPELVGEVAFTEWTNTNKLRHPRYLGLRSDKEAQEVIKEA
- a CDS encoding urea carboxylase-associated family protein, whose translation is MQVIEKQSGAAFKMKKGQLLKVVDPLGEQVSDMVIFNAEDVREKISSGKTLDFEESILITKGNYIWSNRSNKMMEILEDTNGRNDFLLAPCSPETFKIMYRDSQYHPSCFENLHTNLAKYNIEPDDIPTAFNIFMNVQFDTFGRITVKPPLSKAGDYVLFEAKMDLIVGLTACSAEDSNGGSFKPINYEVLD
- a CDS encoding YetF domain-containing protein encodes the protein MEKWFQFKEMDLLAIVLTAIGIYIAVILFTRIAGKRSFSKMSSFDFAMTVAVGSMIATTVLSKSVSLWDGVIGMGAVYVLQISVALLRRYKQVQKVVDNVPLLLMDGTEILHDNLKKARVSESDLRSKLREANVIRLKEVRAVIFEATGDISVMHTEDDNEELENWLMEDVKR
- the gntA gene encoding guanitoxin biosynthesis heme-dependent pre-guanitoxin N-hydroxylase GntA, yielding MEIKYNLPKEGLKSRPVKNIELKNKFEKFILDNDHPCIMAKTVFSMSRVELHSYSDFGTLATARKILADLEKYISEYDFESNDFKTFIAVFPESPIYSEIGFEKILWKQLENLHKVDEKEWDSAVSEDPESEHFSFSLNGRAFYIVGMHPGASRKARQSPYVTIAFNLHWQFEKLREMGSYETVRDRIRDRDKELQGSINPMLQDFGTNSEARQYSGRKVEKDWKCPFHSN
- the ligD gene encoding non-homologous end-joining DNA ligase; the protein is MGTKKKFGKDSFEISNLDKIFFPEAGYTKGDLIEYYEKISETMLPHLKDRPVTMIRFPNGITGKRFYQKDAPDYFPDWIEKKAIEKQEGGKTHYVICNKKSTLVYLANQACISPHIWLSRQDILDKPDRMIFDLDPVKDDFEEVKQAAKKVKDLLGEELGLPVYIMTTGSRGMHVVVPLKRTRTYDEVRDFAQKAAKYLEKKYPEDMTTASRKNKREDKLFLDVARNAFGQTGVAPYAVRPIENAPVATPLDWEELDRSSLSARSYNINNIFKRLANKEDPWKNINSSAITLTDAIKKLENLWDKRFD
- a CDS encoding FMN-binding negative transcriptional regulator, with the protein product MYRPEKYKKDDKKFVFSFIRENPFATVIMNGNRLMATHLPVLIEGNEAEWQLYSHLANHNEQAALVKDGSEALIIFHGPHSYISSSWYKEKDISTWDYTAVHVNAQVKLQTREELENSLENLVKQFEKEQDSPLYYGDIPKPMLDEHLPLITGFWLQPVKVEGVAKLHQSYPKHDVEAVVENLNSSGNCMKEELGKAIKNENKIR
- a CDS encoding DNA polymerase ligase N-terminal domain-containing protein codes for the protein MGKKGFLEDYHGKRDFDISSEPFGDEDHKKDENKQIFVIQKHDASNLHFDFRLLVDGVLKSWAVPKGPSTDPDEKRLAVRTEDHPLEYADFEGVIPEEQYGGGTVMVWDAGTYENDKKDAEGNFVPMKEQLEKGHSTFILKGKKLKGGYTLIRTQKGKNEKWLLKKVDDEEADARRNPVNTENKSVLTGRTMNQIAKDSSKDE
- a CDS encoding SDR family oxidoreductase, whose translation is MSKPENVPEQEQEQPGDEYKMQPKPEIIRDDYLGSEKLKGKATLITGGDSGIGRSAAIHFAREGADVAIVYLEEKEDALETKKLVEKEGRKCLIISGDLKEESFCKEAVRKVISEFGKLDILVNNAAVQFPKGEVEEISSAQFRMTFETNFYPHFYVVKEALEYLKEGSIIINTTSVTAYRGSSHLLDYSSTKGAIVSFTRSLSKMLVDRKIRVNSVAPGPIWTPLIPSTFDEVSEFGKKVPMGRPGQPSEVGPAYVFLASKDSSYMTGQVIHINGGEIIGS